GCGACAGCAATTTTGCACAAAAAAATTTAAAAAACTATACAAAACCGCTTAATAATATTATTGCTTTTTACAATTAAATCTGTTTCTTATGCATATATAGATAGATACGCTTCTCAGCTGTATATTTTTCATGGTGCGAATGACCTTGTAATTCTATGTTCACTATCATTACGCACAACATCAAAAAATTAATGGCTGATCAACATCTATCCCCTTATCACATCCTATATGATCAACTTTAGTTTGATATTTACTTCCCAAATAATAAAACCTGAGACTGTCCACTGTATCATCAATTATTTCAGACAACAAGGCTTTCAATTTAACGCTCTGTGCTTGGTCCACTATACATTCGAAAACTGAATTCTGTACTCGTCGGCCATAATTTTCACATTGTTTTGCAACCTTTCTCAATCTATTTTTTCCTGCAGATGTTTCCGTATTAACATCATAGGTTATCAATAATAACATTCTTATCACCTCATTTCCACAAAAAAACAGGGTATCCATCAATATCCCCTCGGAGATATCTTGCCAAAAGCATTGTCTGAACATATGGCACTATTCCCCACTCAACCTTTTCCTTCAAATATGGATGTGTAATTACTTCTTTCTTTTTATTTTGCCACTCCACCAATACCT
This sequence is a window from Coprococcus eutactus. Protein-coding genes within it:
- the cas2 gene encoding CRISPR-associated endonuclease Cas2, producing the protein MLLLITYDVNTETSAGKNRLRKVAKQCENYGRRVQNSVFECIVDQAQSVKLKALLSEIIDDTVDSLRFYYLGSKYQTKVDHIGCDKGIDVDQPLIF